A single region of the candidate division TA06 bacterium genome encodes:
- a CDS encoding ATP-dependent metallopeptidase FtsH/Yme1/Tma family protein, giving the protein MAEGNKGNKGLKRIPSPKGFGDGLRAVLIWVILVMLAIALYNLFSKPKDRQLDIIYSQFREELNVGNISQVTFTGREVKGNFKSPKMGIKSGVRLEYPKFKTFLPIEDPNLIAELEARGVRIKAESTEPSGLVSFLMNYGFLIVLGVLWFLFMRQMQGGQKGVFSFGKSRARLSQDKIKVTFSDVAGADEAKADLREIIEFLKEPKKFTKLGGKIPKGALLLGSPGTGKTLLARAVAGEAAVPFFSISGSDFVEMFVGVGAARVRDLFEQGKRSAPCIIFIDEIDAVGRHRGAGLGGGHDEREQTLNALLVEMDGFAGNEGVIILAATNRPDVLDPALMRPGRFDRVIVVDRPDVVGREGILKVHTKNKPLASDVDLKILARGTPGFSGADIANMVNEAALLAARKNHDKVYMQDMEEAKDKVLMGAERKSMVITDDEKKMTAYHEAGHTLVSRLTKDTDPIHKVTIIPRGRAMGVTVSLPTDEKHNYSRTWCLNRMAIMLGGRAAEMLIFKDLSTGSGNDIEQATELARKMVCEWGMSRKLGPVTFGKKDEEIFLGRDYGHIKNYSEQTAELIDSEIRTLVDGANQKASKLLKDNQKILENLAAALLDRECLDGEQVELIIKGQPLPERAGLASDKPSDKKPGDKKASANA; this is encoded by the coding sequence ATGGCGGAAGGCAATAAAGGCAACAAGGGACTAAAGAGGATCCCAAGTCCCAAGGGTTTTGGCGACGGCCTGAGAGCGGTGCTGATCTGGGTGATATTGGTGATGCTGGCCATAGCACTGTACAATCTGTTTTCCAAGCCCAAGGACCGGCAGCTGGATATCATCTACAGCCAGTTCCGGGAGGAGCTCAACGTCGGGAACATCAGCCAGGTTACCTTCACCGGGCGGGAGGTCAAGGGTAATTTCAAGTCGCCCAAGATGGGGATCAAGTCCGGGGTCAGGCTGGAATACCCCAAGTTCAAGACCTTTCTGCCGATCGAGGACCCGAACCTGATCGCCGAGCTGGAGGCCCGGGGGGTCAGGATCAAGGCCGAATCCACCGAGCCCAGTGGCCTGGTCTCATTTTTGATGAACTACGGATTCCTGATTGTGCTGGGGGTGCTGTGGTTTTTATTCATGCGCCAGATGCAGGGCGGGCAGAAGGGGGTGTTCTCCTTCGGCAAAAGCCGGGCCCGGCTTTCCCAGGATAAAATCAAGGTCACCTTCAGCGACGTGGCCGGGGCCGACGAGGCCAAGGCGGACCTGCGGGAGATCATAGAATTCTTAAAGGAGCCCAAGAAGTTCACCAAGCTGGGCGGCAAGATCCCCAAGGGCGCCCTGCTCTTAGGCTCGCCGGGAACCGGCAAGACCCTGCTGGCCCGGGCGGTGGCCGGAGAGGCGGCGGTGCCGTTCTTCTCCATCTCGGGCTCGGATTTCGTGGAGATGTTCGTGGGGGTGGGCGCGGCCCGGGTGCGGGACCTGTTTGAGCAGGGCAAGCGCAGCGCCCCCTGCATCATCTTCATCGACGAGATCGACGCGGTGGGCCGCCACCGGGGCGCCGGGCTGGGCGGGGGCCACGACGAGCGGGAGCAGACTCTGAACGCCCTGCTGGTGGAGATGGACGGATTTGCCGGCAACGAAGGAGTGATCATCCTGGCGGCCACCAACCGCCCCGATGTGCTGGATCCGGCCCTGATGAGGCCGGGACGTTTTGACCGGGTGATAGTGGTGGACCGGCCCGATGTGGTGGGCCGGGAGGGCATCCTCAAGGTCCATACCAAGAACAAGCCCCTGGCCTCAGACGTGGATCTGAAGATATTGGCCCGGGGCACTCCCGGTTTTTCCGGGGCCGACATCGCCAACATGGTCAACGAGGCCGCCTTGCTGGCCGCCCGCAAGAACCACGACAAGGTCTACATGCAGGACATGGAGGAGGCCAAGGACAAGGTGCTGATGGGGGCCGAGCGCAAGAGCATGGTGATCACCGACGACGAGAAGAAGATGACCGCCTACCACGAGGCCGGCCATACTTTGGTCAGCCGGCTGACCAAGGACACCGATCCCATCCACAAGGTGACCATCATCCCCCGGGGCCGGGCCATGGGGGTGACGGTTTCCCTGCCCACCGACGAGAAGCACAACTATTCCCGGACCTGGTGCCTGAACCGAATGGCCATCATGCTGGGCGGCCGGGCGGCCGAGATGCTGATATTCAAGGACCTCTCCACCGGGTCGGGCAACGACATCGAACAGGCTACCGAGCTGGCCCGCAAGATGGTCTGCGAATGGGGGATGAGCCGGAAGCTGGGGCCGGTGACCTTCGGCAAGAAGGACGAGGAGATATTTCTGGGCCGGGATTACGGCCATATCAAGAACTATTCCGAGCAGACCGCCGAACTGATAGACTCCGAGATCCGGACCCTGGTGGACGGCGCCAACCAGAAGGCCTCCAAACTTCTCAAGGACAACCAGAAGATTTTGGAGAACCTGGCCGCGGCCCTGCTAGATCGTGAATGTTTGGACGGCGAGCAGGTGGAGCTGATAATAAAAGGCCAGCCCCTGCCGGAAAGGGCCGGCCTTGCTTCCGATAAACCTTCGGACAAAAAGCCGGGGGACAAGAAGGCGAGCGCCAATGCATAA
- the folP gene encoding dihydropteroate synthase — translation MMIWQCGKYNLDTGHRPLVMGILNVTPDSFSDGGRYLEPGAAVDRGLCLAEEGADIIDIGGESTRPGAKKVSPDEELKRVVPVIEGLAKRSNIPISIDTYKSEVARRSLEVGASIINDISGLRFDPQMAGVAAKYKAGLVLMHIKGTPEDMQKDPQYGDLLVEISDYLNGSIEIALEAGVERAAIAIDPGIGFGKTVEHNLSLLKNLAHFKKIDCPIVAGASRKSFIGKLNNGIPADERLPGSLAAALLAVQGGADIVRCHDVKETVQALNTYWALANFNIST, via the coding sequence ATGATGATCTGGCAGTGCGGCAAATATAATCTGGACACAGGCCACAGGCCCCTGGTGATGGGCATTCTGAACGTTACCCCGGATTCCTTCTCCGACGGCGGCAGGTATCTTGAACCCGGCGCGGCGGTGGACCGGGGGCTGTGCCTGGCGGAGGAAGGGGCGGACATCATAGACATCGGGGGGGAGTCCACCCGGCCGGGGGCAAAAAAAGTTTCTCCGGACGAAGAACTGAAAAGGGTGGTGCCGGTCATCGAAGGTCTGGCAAAAAGATCCAACATTCCGATCTCGATAGATACCTATAAATCCGAAGTTGCTCGCAGGTCGTTGGAGGTTGGGGCTTCCATAATCAACGATATTTCAGGTCTGAGATTTGATCCGCAGATGGCAGGCGTGGCAGCAAAATACAAGGCCGGCTTGGTGCTGATGCACATCAAGGGCACGCCGGAGGACATGCAGAAAGACCCGCAGTATGGCGATCTGTTGGTCGAGATCAGCGATTATCTGAATGGCTCGATCGAGATCGCTTTGGAGGCCGGGGTGGAACGCGCGGCCATCGCAATCGACCCCGGGATCGGATTCGGCAAGACAGTGGAGCACAATCTAAGTTTGCTCAAGAATCTAGCGCATTTCAAAAAGATCGACTGCCCGATAGTGGCGGGAGCCTCCAGAAAATCATTCATCGGCAAACTGAATAACGGCATCCCGGCAGATGAACGGCTGCCGGGCAGCCTGGCGGCGGCTCTGCTGGCGGTACAGGGCGGGGCCGATATCGTTCGCTGCCATGACGTCAAAGAAACGGTCCAGGCTTTAAATACTTACTGGGCTTTAGCAAATTTCAATATCAGCACGTAA
- the hypB gene encoding hydrogenase nickel incorporation protein HypB: MAEIKILKNIMDENLSQAAKNRQWFRSRKILVLNLIASPGAGKTTFLEQTIKGLTPNFKLAAIEGDITGDHDAKRIEALGVPVVQINTEGGCHLDAHMIDSVLSSLDLSGLNFLFIENVGNLVCPAEFDLGEDLKVVVLSTPEGHDKPAKYPLIFSEAQAVIINKIDLLQAVDFDLIIAERDIRRLNPNVPIFRLSCKTGEGLDKWLQWLETQGTDNG, encoded by the coding sequence ATGGCTGAGATAAAGATCTTAAAGAACATCATGGACGAGAACCTGTCCCAGGCCGCAAAAAACCGGCAGTGGTTCAGGTCCCGGAAGATACTGGTGCTGAATCTGATCGCCTCGCCCGGAGCCGGAAAGACCACTTTTCTGGAGCAGACTATCAAGGGTCTGACTCCAAACTTTAAGCTGGCGGCGATCGAGGGCGACATCACCGGCGACCACGACGCCAAAAGAATAGAGGCCCTGGGCGTGCCGGTGGTCCAGATCAACACCGAGGGCGGCTGTCACCTGGACGCTCATATGATAGACTCGGTGTTAAGCAGCCTGGATCTTAGCGGATTGAATTTTCTGTTTATTGAAAACGTAGGCAACCTGGTCTGCCCGGCCGAGTTCGACCTGGGCGAGGACCTGAAGGTGGTGGTGCTGTCCACCCCCGAAGGCCATGACAAGCCGGCCAAGTACCCGCTGATCTTTTCCGAGGCCCAGGCGGTGATAATCAACAAGATAGACCTGCTTCAGGCAGTGGACTTTGACTTAATCATTGCCGAGCGGGACATCCGGCGGCTCAATCCCAACGTTCCGATATTCAGGCTTTCCTGCAAGACCGGAGAGGGGTTGGACAAATGGCTGCA
- a CDS encoding DUF2723 domain-containing protein, translated as MQKETKIRLLTGLGVFLTAFIVYVKTMAATTSFWDCGEFIAISNILGIPHPPGYPLYAVIGRTTILMFRFLPEIAARINLLSPLFSAITVAFVYLLTVKLIVLWRGEPKDDLERLMLHLSGAVGAIFLAFAPTWWDNSVEAEVYGLAMFTLTLTVWLAMRWRDNMGQVGNRKVILLLAFLFGLGWASHMATLLAALPILIFILLIDWKALMDWKIWLIGAALFFLALTINAYLLVRSNLNPGINECAPKDWESLMYVLQRKQYEPFNFFQRKADFMYQFNHMYFRYFKWQFNVVSMALGIFGALMHLWEGEDKKLSTAALILLVGGILLGVFQGSPLAAILIALAVVFGFFHLLKRKDKSFSIVGPAFLVTGLGLVVYLNMGNPQPRDRDYIYAPCYLFFAVWIGMGTWRLMRLVREVMTKQAKEWSRYAIIALGVILLAVGLYNVKRYYHEKDRSNNWIPSDYGYNILQSALPGGIVFTNGDNDTFPVWFVQEVLRVRKDVRIVNLSLGNTNWYLKQMKQNGVALDISDYQIDQLQPLRTPDGQIFKVSDIAVRLIIAANAGKKLSFAQALAPPKEFAALVFGKDYQEKHPIYFAATVSDDNLTGLENYLSFEGMLYRILPDSAAKKQPNIQVTRNNLNQVYRMRGLTDPKVFKDENTQRLLGNYAVTYWNLGMALRRQADQTRQNNRLQQAKELRLQAVQQFEQAHNIMPEESAGLNWLGVTYAELGEFAKALGYFRKVMQKDPANPYILMQLGMSFQQAGMPDSAEYYYMKGIQINPNFGEGYGRLYTFYLTRKDTAKAIAILEQWLARNPSDANARSELNKLKKTR; from the coding sequence ATGCAGAAGGAAACCAAGATCAGGCTTTTGACCGGTCTGGGCGTGTTTTTAACGGCCTTCATCGTCTACGTCAAGACCATGGCCGCCACCACCTCGTTCTGGGACTGCGGCGAGTTCATCGCCATCTCCAACATTCTGGGCATTCCCCATCCCCCGGGATATCCGCTCTACGCGGTGATCGGCCGGACCACTATCCTAATGTTCCGCTTCCTGCCCGAGATCGCGGCCCGGATCAACCTGCTTTCGCCGCTATTCTCGGCCATCACCGTGGCCTTCGTCTATCTTTTAACGGTCAAGCTGATTGTATTATGGCGGGGCGAGCCTAAGGACGACCTGGAGCGGTTGATGCTGCACTTAAGCGGGGCGGTGGGCGCCATCTTTTTGGCCTTTGCCCCCACCTGGTGGGACAATTCGGTCGAAGCCGAGGTTTACGGCCTGGCCATGTTCACCCTGACCCTGACGGTCTGGCTGGCCATGCGCTGGCGGGACAACATGGGTCAGGTGGGCAACCGCAAGGTCATTCTGCTTTTAGCCTTCCTGTTCGGGCTGGGCTGGGCCAGCCATATGGCCACCCTGCTGGCGGCCCTGCCGATACTGATATTCATCCTGCTGATAGACTGGAAGGCCCTGATGGACTGGAAGATCTGGCTGATCGGGGCGGCGCTGTTCTTTTTGGCCCTGACTATCAACGCCTATCTGCTGGTGCGGTCCAACCTTAATCCGGGGATCAACGAATGCGCTCCCAAGGACTGGGAGTCCCTGATGTACGTGCTGCAGCGCAAACAATACGAGCCTTTCAATTTTTTCCAACGCAAGGCCGACTTCATGTACCAGTTCAACCACATGTACTTCCGTTATTTCAAGTGGCAGTTCAACGTGGTCTCAATGGCTTTGGGCATCTTCGGGGCCCTGATGCACCTGTGGGAGGGCGAGGACAAAAAGCTTTCCACCGCGGCTCTGATTCTGCTGGTGGGCGGAATCTTATTGGGCGTTTTCCAGGGCAGCCCCCTGGCCGCCATCCTGATCGCCCTGGCGGTGGTGTTCGGTTTCTTTCATCTGCTTAAACGCAAGGATAAAAGCTTCTCCATAGTCGGCCCGGCCTTTCTGGTCACCGGACTGGGATTAGTGGTCTACCTGAACATGGGCAATCCCCAGCCCCGCGACCGGGATTATATCTATGCGCCCTGCTACCTGTTCTTCGCCGTCTGGATTGGCATGGGCACCTGGCGGCTGATGCGCCTAGTACGGGAAGTGATGACCAAGCAGGCTAAAGAATGGTCCCGCTATGCCATAATCGCCCTGGGGGTAATTTTACTGGCGGTGGGCCTTTACAACGTCAAGAGGTACTATCACGAAAAAGACCGCTCCAACAACTGGATCCCCTCGGACTACGGCTATAACATTCTGCAATCGGCCCTGCCCGGAGGCATCGTCTTCACCAACGGGGACAACGACACCTTTCCGGTCTGGTTCGTCCAGGAGGTCTTAAGGGTCCGCAAGGACGTCAGGATCGTCAATCTTTCCCTGGGCAACACCAACTGGTACCTTAAGCAGATGAAGCAGAACGGCGTGGCCCTGGACATCTCTGACTACCAGATTGACCAACTCCAGCCGCTGCGGACCCCGGACGGGCAGATCTTCAAAGTTTCCGACATCGCTGTCCGGCTGATAATCGCGGCCAACGCCGGCAAAAAACTGTCCTTTGCCCAGGCGCTGGCTCCGCCCAAGGAGTTTGCCGCCCTGGTGTTCGGGAAGGATTACCAGGAAAAACACCCCATCTACTTCGCGGCCACGGTCTCGGACGACAACCTGACCGGGTTGGAAAACTATCTCTCCTTTGAGGGAATGCTTTACCGGATACTGCCAGACAGCGCCGCCAAAAAACAGCCCAATATCCAGGTTACCCGGAACAACCTGAACCAGGTCTACCGGATGCGGGGGCTGACCGACCCCAAGGTGTTCAAGGACGAGAACACCCAGCGGTTGCTGGGCAATTACGCGGTGACCTATTGGAACCTGGGAATGGCCCTGCGCCGCCAGGCCGATCAGACCCGCCAGAACAACCGCCTTCAGCAGGCCAAAGAACTGCGGCTGCAGGCGGTGCAGCAGTTCGAGCAGGCACACAACATCATGCCCGAGGAATCGGCCGGGTTGAACTGGCTGGGGGTGACCTACGCCGAGTTGGGAGAGTTTGCCAAGGCATTGGGTTATTTTCGCAAAGTGATGCAGAAGGATCCGGCCAATCCCTACATCCTGATGCAACTGGGAATGTCCTTCCAGCAGGCCGGGATGCCGGATTCGGCCGAGTACTATTACATGAAAGGCATCCAGATCAACCCCAATTTCGGGGAGGGCTACGGCCGGCTGTACACCTTCTATCTGACCCGGAAGGACACCGCCAAGGCCATCGCCATCCTGGAACAATGGCTGGCCCGCAATCCCAGCGACGCCAACGCCCGGAGCGAGCTCAACAAACTCAAAAAGACCCGCTGA
- a CDS encoding TIGR00159 family protein: MIERFNFSYHLPGALSFLTVRPLDILDILLVSYIIFRIFHLMKGTRAVQMLFGVLVLVAIGIAAQLYNLPGTGWFMDSLRTVWVVAFVILFQPEIRNALTQLGRNRFLGIFLKGETKAIDEVTRACKTISQRSFGAIIVFEKNDGLKNYMDTGTEIGAKVSEPLLMSLFVPGGPMHDGAVIIRGEMIMAAGCTLPVSQDPEIVASYGMRHRAAHGLTLETDAVAVVVSEENQAISLCRYGRLVKLADAAELKKALTRALHAKVEAVPEQTAQSYQGT; encoded by the coding sequence ATGATCGAAAGATTCAACTTCAGCTACCATCTGCCGGGGGCCCTGTCGTTTCTGACGGTGCGGCCCCTGGACATTTTGGACATCCTGCTGGTATCCTACATCATCTTCCGGATATTCCATTTAATGAAGGGCACCCGGGCGGTCCAGATGCTGTTTGGAGTGCTGGTGCTGGTGGCCATAGGGATAGCGGCCCAGTTGTACAACCTGCCCGGCACCGGATGGTTCATGGATTCCCTGAGGACCGTGTGGGTGGTGGCCTTCGTGATCCTGTTCCAGCCCGAAATCCGCAACGCTTTGACCCAACTGGGGCGCAACCGTTTTTTGGGGATCTTTTTAAAGGGCGAGACCAAGGCCATCGATGAAGTAACCCGGGCCTGCAAAACCATTTCCCAGCGGAGCTTCGGGGCCATTATTGTCTTTGAGAAAAACGATGGCCTAAAGAATTACATGGACACCGGCACCGAGATCGGGGCCAAGGTCTCCGAGCCCCTGCTGATGTCTTTGTTCGTCCCAGGCGGACCTATGCACGACGGCGCGGTGATCATCCGGGGCGAAATGATAATGGCGGCCGGCTGCACCCTGCCGGTATCCCAGGACCCGGAGATAGTCGCCAGCTACGGGATGCGGCACCGGGCGGCCCACGGCCTGACCCTGGAGACCGACGCGGTGGCGGTGGTGGTGTCCGAAGAAAACCAGGCCATTTCGCTTTGCCGCTACGGCCGTTTAGTGAAGCTGGCCGATGCCGCCGAGCTGAAAAAGGCGTTGACCCGGGCCTTGCACGCCAAGGTGGAGGCGGTCCCGGAGCAAACGGCCCAGAGCTACCAGGGCACGTAA
- the folE gene encoding GTP cyclohydrolase I FolE, producing MHKSKIKRPDGPRIQKAVKDLLLAIGEDPRREGLVDTPGRVARMYEEVLSGMAADPIDELKVYTAKNEDEMILVKDITFHSLCEHHLLPFFGRVHIAYIPRHNKITGFSSLVKVVEAMAKRLQLQERLAADIADLIMKKLKPLGVLVVVEAEHLCMIMRGVKKPGSSVVTSAIRGGMKRESTRLEALSLIKGRPNF from the coding sequence ATGCATAAATCCAAGATCAAAAGGCCCGACGGCCCGAGGATCCAGAAGGCGGTCAAAGACCTGCTCTTGGCCATCGGCGAAGACCCCCGCCGGGAGGGGCTGGTGGACACGCCCGGCCGGGTGGCCCGGATGTACGAGGAGGTCCTGTCAGGCATGGCCGCCGACCCCATCGACGAGCTCAAGGTCTATACCGCCAAGAACGAGGACGAGATGATCCTGGTCAAGGATATCACCTTCCACTCGCTCTGCGAGCACCACCTGCTGCCGTTCTTCGGCCGGGTGCACATCGCCTACATTCCGCGCCACAACAAGATTACCGGATTCTCCAGCCTGGTGAAGGTGGTGGAGGCCATGGCCAAGAGGCTGCAATTGCAGGAACGGCTGGCCGCCGACATCGCCGATCTCATTATGAAGAAGCTGAAACCGCTGGGAGTCCTGGTGGTGGTGGAGGCGGAACATCTGTGCATGATCATGCGGGGGGTGAAGAAGCCCGGCTCCTCGGTGGTGACCTCGGCCATCCGGGGCGGGATGAAGCGGGAGTCCACCCGGCTGGAGGCCCTGTCGCTGATCAAGGGGCGGCCCAACTTCTAA
- the hpt gene encoding hypoxanthine phosphoribosyltransferase: protein MPGIYKKPKTHKVLISKSRIQSRVRQMARMISGDYRGKDPVLVGVLSGSFVFMADLLREISIPAEADFIAVASYDGGTKTAGIVRLTQDLFTNIQGRHVILVEDIVDSGLTLSYLLKNLKTRRPASIAVCALLNKKKRRQAQVPVKYKGFNIPDKFVVGYGLDHKQRYRNLPYVSWIEEE from the coding sequence ATGCCTGGAATTTATAAAAAACCGAAAACCCACAAAGTGTTGATCTCCAAATCCCGGATCCAGAGCAGGGTTAGGCAGATGGCCCGGATGATCTCGGGCGACTATAGGGGCAAGGACCCGGTGCTGGTGGGGGTCTTAAGTGGTTCCTTCGTCTTTATGGCCGATCTGCTGCGGGAAATCTCGATCCCGGCGGAGGCGGATTTCATCGCGGTGGCCAGCTATGACGGGGGCACCAAGACAGCCGGAATCGTGCGCCTGACCCAGGACCTGTTCACCAACATCCAAGGCCGGCACGTGATCCTGGTAGAGGACATCGTGGACAGCGGGCTGACCCTGTCCTATCTTTTAAAGAACTTAAAGACCCGACGCCCCGCTTCCATCGCGGTCTGCGCCCTGTTAAACAAAAAAAAACGGCGGCAGGCCCAGGTGCCGGTGAAATACAAGGGTTTTAACATCCCCGATAAATTCGTGGTGGGTTACGGGCTGGATCATAAACAGCGCTACCGCAACCTGCCATATGTAAGTTGGATTGAGGAGGAATAA
- the hypA gene encoding hydrogenase maturation nickel metallochaperone HypA, which yields MHELAITQSLFKIVLEQAQKAGATKVTRINLKIGRLTGYVPEAVEMNFNLLASGTMAEGAGLKIEWAPVKVHCRDCQKESERQDLGLGCAHCGSLNVRIAGGREMYIESMEVDNG from the coding sequence ATGCACGAACTGGCCATCACCCAGAGTCTTTTCAAGATAGTGCTGGAACAGGCCCAAAAAGCCGGGGCCACTAAAGTAACCAGAATAAATTTGAAGATCGGGCGGCTGACCGGATACGTGCCGGAAGCGGTGGAGATGAATTTCAATCTGCTGGCCTCAGGCACCATGGCCGAAGGAGCCGGGCTGAAGATAGAGTGGGCGCCGGTCAAGGTTCATTGCCGGGACTGCCAAAAGGAATCGGAGCGGCAGGACCTGGGACTGGGCTGCGCCCACTGCGGTTCGTTGAATGTCCGGATAGCCGGGGGCCGGGAGATGTATATTGAAAGCATGGAAGTGGACAATGGCTGA